In Persicimonas caeni, a single window of DNA contains:
- a CDS encoding gluconate 2-dehydrogenase subunit 3 family protein, whose amino-acid sequence MAANDHDNPSDGPRRPEQSEESGWRPTRRTFLWLGAGTAAGALLLGRACFYDANDWDGRVLGEWEASVLAAAATALIPNEPGPLPSPGPSGLELAKNVDRFLEGMPDRMLLEIHGMFALIEHGTLLGGFARRFTRLDPAARLDCLVGIRQKGGQLAQAFKGIRDLCLLGWYSDRRTWKSIGYDGPLLERPAPPPVPTRADAGKYGRLIAKPGATPRGMQ is encoded by the coding sequence ATGGCCGCCAACGATCACGACAACCCATCCGACGGGCCCCGCCGGCCGGAGCAGTCCGAAGAGTCGGGCTGGCGTCCCACCCGGCGCACGTTTTTGTGGCTCGGGGCGGGCACCGCCGCCGGGGCGCTCTTGCTCGGGCGCGCCTGTTTTTATGACGCGAACGACTGGGACGGCCGCGTGCTCGGCGAGTGGGAGGCGAGCGTGTTGGCCGCCGCGGCGACCGCGTTGATCCCGAACGAGCCCGGCCCGCTGCCCTCGCCCGGGCCCTCCGGGCTCGAGTTGGCCAAGAATGTGGACCGTTTTCTGGAGGGGATGCCCGACCGGATGCTGCTCGAGATTCACGGCATGTTCGCGCTCATCGAGCACGGCACGCTCCTGGGGGGCTTCGCCCGCCGGTTTACGCGGCTCGACCCCGCCGCGCGCCTCGATTGCCTGGTCGGGATTCGCCAAAAAGGGGGCCAATTGGCCCAGGCGTTCAAGGGCATCCGCGATCTGTGCCTGCTGGGGTGGTACTCGGATAGGCGCACCTGGAAGTCGATTGGCTACGACGGCCCGCTGCTCGAGCGCCCTGCCCCGCCGCCGGTGCCCACGCGCGCCGACGCCGGAAAGTACGGCCGCCTCATCGCCAAGCCCGGCGCCACGCCCCGAGGAATGCAATGA
- a CDS encoding GMC family oxidoreductase: MIYDASTFELPMRVKADLCIVGSGAGGAAAAAVAAEAGLDVVVLEAGAFVPPAVMNQREKDMLPELLYAHGSQTTKDRSATIIQGRALGGSTVHNINLCKRIPDAILDEWQEARKLEHLGREEWAKLYDEVEELIEVSKIPEPRYNRHNQLLQAGTEKLGWQGGGLQHNRTGCIGSGFCDVGCAYDAKNNAVKVFVPRAVDAGAQFFTHCRAIEVVHSGGKVDGVKAAALDPRTRNSMGTILVDAPRICLSASATGTPAILIRSGIPDASGMTGNNLHVHPALVAAGEFDEPVHAWKGIPQAYECTEFLDLDAAHPGKKPDKKAKARADAVGLRTWLIPAFAHPIGTATILPGWGEDHRELMQLYDHLAVFTGMVHDQTPGKVLPKGELGVEIEWWPNEKDRRELTFGLARSAELLFAAGAKRVFVPTRPVRVLEPGDSVEPLEKLELEPGLIDITAVHPMSSVPMGDDPQEAPVDSRGKHHHVDGLWVADGSLFPSSIGVPPQMSIYAMGLHVGRAIADE, encoded by the coding sequence ATGATCTACGACGCGTCGACCTTCGAACTTCCCATGCGCGTCAAGGCCGACCTGTGCATCGTCGGCTCGGGTGCGGGCGGAGCTGCGGCGGCCGCGGTCGCCGCCGAGGCGGGCCTCGACGTGGTCGTCCTCGAGGCGGGCGCGTTCGTGCCCCCGGCGGTGATGAACCAGCGCGAAAAGGACATGCTCCCCGAGCTCCTTTACGCCCACGGCTCGCAGACGACCAAAGACCGCAGCGCCACCATCATCCAGGGCCGCGCGCTGGGCGGGTCGACCGTGCACAATATCAACCTGTGCAAGCGCATCCCCGACGCCATCTTGGACGAGTGGCAAGAGGCCCGAAAGCTCGAGCACCTGGGGCGCGAAGAGTGGGCGAAGCTCTACGACGAGGTCGAAGAGCTCATCGAGGTCTCCAAGATCCCCGAGCCCCGCTACAACCGGCACAACCAACTGCTGCAGGCCGGCACCGAAAAGCTCGGCTGGCAGGGCGGCGGGCTGCAGCACAACCGCACCGGCTGCATCGGCAGCGGGTTTTGCGACGTGGGCTGCGCCTACGACGCCAAGAATAACGCCGTCAAAGTCTTCGTCCCGCGCGCGGTCGACGCCGGGGCGCAATTCTTCACCCACTGCCGGGCCATCGAGGTGGTCCACAGCGGGGGCAAGGTCGACGGGGTCAAGGCGGCCGCGCTCGACCCGCGCACGCGAAACTCGATGGGGACCATCCTCGTCGACGCGCCCCGGATCTGTCTGTCGGCCTCGGCCACGGGCACCCCGGCGATTCTCATCCGCTCGGGCATCCCCGACGCCTCCGGGATGACCGGCAACAACCTGCACGTGCACCCCGCTCTGGTCGCCGCCGGCGAGTTCGACGAGCCCGTCCACGCCTGGAAGGGCATCCCGCAGGCGTACGAGTGCACCGAATTCTTGGACCTCGACGCCGCCCACCCGGGCAAAAAGCCCGACAAAAAGGCCAAGGCCCGCGCCGACGCGGTCGGCCTCCGTACCTGGCTCATTCCGGCGTTCGCCCACCCGATCGGCACGGCCACGATTCTGCCCGGCTGGGGCGAAGACCACCGCGAGTTGATGCAGCTCTACGACCACCTGGCCGTGTTCACCGGCATGGTCCACGACCAGACGCCCGGCAAGGTGCTGCCCAAAGGCGAGTTGGGCGTAGAGATCGAGTGGTGGCCCAACGAGAAGGACCGGCGCGAGCTGACCTTCGGACTAGCGCGCAGCGCCGAGTTGTTGTTCGCCGCAGGCGCCAAGCGCGTCTTCGTGCCCACGCGGCCGGTGCGGGTCTTGGAGCCGGGCGATTCGGTCGAGCCGCTCGAAAAGCTCGAGCTCGAGCCCGGGCTCATCGACATCACCGCGGTGCACCCGATGAGCTCGGTGCCCATGGGCGACGACCCGCAAGAGGCGCCCGTCGACAGCCGCGGCAAGCACCACCACGTCGACGGCCTGTGGGTCGCCGACGGCTCGCTCTTTCCGTCGTCCATCGGCGTGCCCCCGCAGATGTCGATCTACGCGATGGGCCTGCACGTCGGCCGCGCCATCGCAGACGAGTAA
- a CDS encoding 3-deoxy-7-phosphoheptulonate synthase has product MFHTTDDLRIKGLRPLISPAILSEELPLTERASETIDAARKTVADIIAGRDDRLLAVVGPCSIHDSKAAVEYAERLREQAERLEDDLFIVMRVYFEKPRTTIGWKGLINDPDMDQSFNINRGLRLARKLLVDLAEMGLPAGHEFLDTITPQFIADLVTWGAIGARTTESQVHRQLASGLSMPVGFKNGTNGNFQIAVDAMRAAKHSHRFMGVTKHGISAIVQTAGNEDTHIILRGGKSGPNYDAEHVQKAAKMLADAGESPRVMVDCSHGNSGKVHTRQPGVAHAVAEQLAGGSQAIMGVMIESNLVEGRQDLGPREELCYGQSVTDACLGFEQTVPVLDELASAVRKRREQS; this is encoded by the coding sequence ATGTTCCACACCACCGACGACCTTCGCATCAAAGGCCTTCGACCGCTCATCTCGCCGGCCATCTTGAGCGAGGAGCTGCCGCTGACCGAGCGCGCCTCCGAGACGATCGACGCCGCCCGAAAGACCGTGGCCGACATCATCGCTGGGCGCGACGACCGGCTGTTGGCGGTCGTAGGCCCCTGCTCCATCCACGACTCCAAGGCGGCCGTCGAGTACGCCGAGCGCCTCCGGGAGCAAGCCGAGCGCCTCGAAGACGACCTGTTCATCGTCATGCGCGTCTACTTCGAGAAGCCGCGCACGACCATCGGCTGGAAGGGGCTGATCAACGACCCGGACATGGACCAGAGCTTCAATATCAACCGCGGGCTTCGCCTGGCTCGAAAGCTCCTGGTCGACCTGGCCGAGATGGGCCTTCCGGCCGGCCACGAGTTTTTGGACACGATCACCCCGCAGTTCATCGCCGACCTGGTGACCTGGGGCGCCATCGGCGCGCGCACCACCGAATCGCAGGTCCACCGCCAGCTCGCCTCGGGCCTGTCGATGCCCGTCGGGTTCAAAAACGGCACCAACGGCAACTTCCAGATCGCCGTCGACGCCATGCGCGCGGCCAAGCACTCCCACCGCTTCATGGGCGTGACCAAGCACGGCATCTCGGCGATCGTGCAGACGGCGGGCAACGAGGACACCCACATCATCTTGCGCGGCGGCAAGTCGGGCCCCAACTACGACGCCGAGCACGTCCAAAAGGCCGCCAAGATGCTCGCCGACGCCGGCGAATCCCCACGGGTCATGGTCGATTGCAGCCACGGCAACAGCGGCAAGGTCCACACCCGCCAGCCCGGCGTCGCTCACGCAGTCGCCGAGCAACTCGCCGGCGGTTCACAGGCGATCATGGGCGTGATGATCGAGAGTAATCTGGTGGAGGGGCGCCAAGACCTGGGCCCGCGCGAGGAGCTTTGCTACGGCCAGAGCGTCACCGACGCCTGCCTGGGCTTCGAGCAGACCGTGCCGGTGCTCGACGAGCTGGCGAGCGCCGTGCGCAAACGGCGCGAGCAGAGTTGA
- a CDS encoding carboxymuconolactone decarboxylase family protein, which yields MLEQQQARSIRFHSPHPSKTYTIGRFLGDVRWLVTHVDALVGAYLGDEIDPQIREEVLTAVSFENACRWCSFMHSEWALELGVDSEELEHIERLNPSGVPFERWAAALFARHRAAQGFGPMPPDFEVEASELFGERHRDLIEALARMISVANGVSNTFDAFLARLDGKPLPGSRLRDELFFSALFAAAAPWAAVALAVMRGEGPLELREKFADFSRRFEDLLRRGRMAFAGA from the coding sequence ATGCTCGAACAGCAACAGGCCCGCTCGATTCGGTTTCATAGCCCCCATCCCTCCAAGACCTACACGATCGGTCGTTTCTTAGGCGACGTGCGCTGGCTCGTCACCCACGTCGACGCGTTGGTGGGCGCCTATCTGGGCGACGAGATCGACCCGCAAATCCGCGAGGAGGTGTTGACCGCCGTCTCCTTCGAGAACGCCTGCCGCTGGTGCAGCTTCATGCACAGCGAGTGGGCCTTGGAGCTCGGCGTCGACTCCGAGGAGCTCGAGCATATCGAGCGCCTCAACCCCAGCGGTGTGCCCTTCGAGCGGTGGGCGGCGGCGCTCTTCGCGCGCCATCGCGCCGCCCAGGGTTTTGGCCCCATGCCGCCCGACTTCGAAGTCGAGGCGAGCGAACTCTTCGGCGAGCGCCACCGCGATCTGATCGAGGCGCTGGCGCGCATGATCTCGGTGGCCAACGGAGTCTCCAACACATTCGACGCGTTCCTCGCCCGGCTCGACGGCAAGCCGCTGCCGGGGAGTCGGCTGCGTGACGAGCTCTTCTTCTCGGCGCTCTTTGCCGCGGCGGCGCCCTGGGCGGCGGTGGCCCTGGCGGTCATGCGCGGCGAAGGTCCGCTCGAGTTACGCGAGAAATTCGCCGATTTCTCGCGTCGGTTCGAAGATCTGTTGCGCCGAGGGCGCATGGCCTTTGCGGGGGCGTAG
- a CDS encoding LTA synthase family protein — MSRATLSNIFRTSSWVLIPATIALGDFVFRHAGRLPPNLEHSPTNLLGSLLLSLVFWWALSRLVAASERRWVWACAVAFPAASIIAAVWHFNLVVGLDPPAGAATYLFQEPASSFRMMSGRLSLGIAAAISGLGGLWALVLGMGPTTVEPGIRRSAWMAFVPWVMSALLWPSNATVGQSPFTADFHASHVLSHSLQDVVSGSATRPLGVAHRADLEPVDDKDNQIGKQTGKQARPNVIVFLAESLRRDRMQVWGHDRQTTPRMARFFEEHSDEVYRFERAVTGSAFTDLSVPMVLTGLSMARDRQTMHTAPMLWHYAQAVGAQTFLVSSQQWAWRGLDEFMLLDRPPDHVITAETIGTSIVNDVGVDDRLAAEQVVEVLTEELAEDRPFLGVVQTNTTHFPFLPKEDVGWSIDDPKGRYDASVALTDAFFGDMVDALEATGRADDTVILFVADHSSFFYRGQNLFADRQIDTWQDGLRVRSCHPMVAAIPMFMYLPDKWADRLGVSGQTVRANTSRVTSTLDVVPTVLDLWGVDDLPAQAGLEGLDRLDGHSLLAPIAPERTAHCVNTVSWGLRPESGFAVFGTERVVYGRRRFGRLHVYDANDPTTWSAQRPGEPPTEADRGWLDEVISDTPILAPYLEYVEKR, encoded by the coding sequence GTGTCGCGGGCAACTCTCTCCAACATCTTTCGAACCTCGAGCTGGGTGCTCATCCCGGCTACGATCGCCTTGGGCGATTTCGTCTTTCGGCACGCCGGGCGCCTGCCGCCCAACCTCGAGCACAGCCCGACCAATCTGCTCGGCTCGTTGCTCTTGTCGCTCGTCTTCTGGTGGGCCCTGAGCCGCCTGGTCGCCGCCAGCGAGCGCCGCTGGGTGTGGGCCTGCGCGGTGGCCTTTCCGGCCGCCTCGATCATCGCCGCGGTCTGGCACTTCAACCTGGTCGTCGGCCTCGATCCTCCCGCCGGCGCGGCCACCTATCTGTTCCAAGAGCCGGCCTCGTCGTTTCGGATGATGAGCGGGCGCCTCTCGCTGGGCATCGCCGCGGCGATCTCGGGGCTGGGCGGCTTGTGGGCGCTGGTGCTCGGCATGGGGCCGACCACGGTCGAGCCGGGCATTCGCCGCAGCGCTTGGATGGCGTTTGTGCCGTGGGTGATGTCGGCGCTCTTGTGGCCGAGCAACGCCACCGTCGGCCAATCTCCCTTCACCGCCGACTTCCACGCCAGCCACGTCCTCTCCCACAGCCTGCAGGACGTCGTCTCGGGCAGCGCGACCCGCCCGCTCGGGGTCGCCCACCGCGCCGATCTCGAGCCGGTCGACGACAAAGACAATCAAATAGGCAAACAAACGGGCAAGCAAGCGCGCCCCAACGTCATCGTCTTCCTCGCCGAGAGCCTGCGCCGCGATCGCATGCAGGTGTGGGGCCACGATCGCCAGACGACGCCCCGCATGGCGCGGTTTTTCGAGGAGCATTCGGACGAGGTCTATCGCTTCGAGCGCGCGGTCACCGGCTCGGCGTTTACCGACCTGTCGGTGCCCATGGTGCTCACCGGCCTGTCGATGGCGCGCGACCGCCAGACGATGCACACCGCGCCGATGCTGTGGCACTACGCCCAGGCCGTGGGCGCGCAGACCTTCTTGGTGAGCTCGCAGCAGTGGGCCTGGCGCGGCTTGGACGAGTTCATGTTGCTCGACCGGCCGCCCGACCACGTGATCACCGCCGAGACGATCGGCACGAGCATCGTCAACGACGTCGGCGTCGACGACAGGCTCGCCGCCGAGCAGGTCGTCGAGGTGCTGACCGAAGAGCTCGCCGAAGACCGGCCGTTTTTGGGCGTCGTGCAGACCAACACCACTCATTTTCCCTTCTTGCCCAAGGAGGACGTCGGCTGGTCGATCGACGACCCGAAGGGGCGCTACGACGCCTCGGTCGCGCTCACCGACGCGTTTTTTGGGGACATGGTCGACGCACTCGAGGCCACCGGCCGCGCCGACGACACCGTCATTCTGTTCGTGGCCGACCACTCCTCGTTCTTCTATCGCGGCCAGAACCTGTTCGCCGATCGCCAGATCGACACCTGGCAAGACGGGCTGCGGGTGCGCTCGTGCCACCCGATGGTCGCCGCCATCCCGATGTTCATGTACCTGCCCGACAAGTGGGCCGACCGGCTCGGTGTGTCCGGCCAGACCGTGCGCGCCAACACGAGTCGCGTCACCTCCACGCTCGACGTGGTCCCCACGGTGCTCGACCTGTGGGGCGTCGACGACCTGCCCGCCCAAGCGGGGCTCGAAGGCCTCGACAGACTCGACGGCCACTCGCTGCTCGCGCCCATCGCCCCCGAGCGCACCGCCCACTGCGTCAACACGGTCAGCTGGGGGCTTCGCCCGGAGAGCGGCTTTGCGGTCTTCGGCACAGAACGCGTCGTCTACGGCCGGCGCCGTTTCGGGCGATTGCACGTCTACGACGCCAACGATCCGACCACATGGAGCGCGCAGCGCCCCGGCGAGCCGCCCACCGAGGCCGATCGAGGGTGGCTCGACGAGGTGATCTCCGACACGCCCATCCTCGCGCCCTACCTCGAGTACGTCGAAAAGCGGTGA
- a CDS encoding YceI family protein, translated as MSWNFDAAHSKIGFAVRHMMISKVRGDFKEFDVDLRLDPHNLEDSSVSVTVQVDSIDTNNADRDGHLRSADFFATDEYPTMTFESTGFRDAGDGDVEITGDLTIKGTTHEITLTGEQLGPVKSPFGGKSVGYSLTGELDREAFGLTWNQAMETGGVLVGKKVEIVVEAEVTKADEE; from the coding sequence ATGAGCTGGAACTTTGACGCAGCCCACTCGAAGATCGGTTTTGCCGTCCGTCACATGATGATCAGCAAGGTCCGCGGCGACTTCAAAGAGTTCGACGTCGACCTTCGACTCGACCCGCACAACCTGGAGGACTCGTCGGTCAGCGTGACCGTGCAGGTCGACAGCATCGACACGAACAACGCCGACCGCGACGGCCACCTGCGCTCGGCGGATTTCTTTGCGACCGACGAGTACCCGACGATGACCTTCGAGAGCACCGGCTTTCGCGACGCCGGCGACGGCGACGTCGAGATCACCGGCGATCTGACCATCAAGGGGACTACGCACGAGATCACGCTGACCGGCGAGCAGCTCGGCCCGGTCAAGAGCCCCTTCGGCGGCAAGTCGGTCGGCTACAGCCTGACCGGAGAGCTCGACCGCGAGGCGTTCGGGCTGACCTGGAACCAGGCGATGGAGACCGGCGGCGTCCTCGTGGGCAAGAAGGTCGAGATCGTCGTCGAGGCCGAGGTGACCAAGGCCGACGAGGAGTAA
- the dndE gene encoding DNA sulfur modification protein DndE encodes MSIDRIHISERGRHELIVLKRRTGLRQWNHLCRWALCVSLADPTTPPDVDLGATGVELTWQTFGGAEADIYEAMFRMRCHRDGVDPADRSRIFHLHLHRGIARLYAVKEVRSMADFIEVARKLCSHG; translated from the coding sequence ATGAGTATCGACCGCATCCACATCTCCGAGCGCGGCCGCCACGAACTGATCGTGCTCAAGCGGCGCACCGGGCTGCGCCAGTGGAACCACCTGTGTCGCTGGGCGTTATGCGTCTCGCTGGCCGATCCGACCACGCCGCCGGACGTCGACCTCGGCGCCACTGGTGTCGAGTTGACCTGGCAGACCTTCGGGGGCGCCGAGGCGGACATCTATGAGGCGATGTTTCGCATGCGCTGCCATCGCGACGGCGTCGACCCCGCCGATCGGTCGCGTATCTTCCACCTCCATCTGCATCGCGGGATCGCTCGCCTCTACGCGGTCAAAGAAGTCCGCAGCATGGCCGATTTCATCGAAGTGGCCCGCAAGCTCTGCAGTCACGGCTAG
- the dndD gene encoding DNA sulfur modification protein DndD, with translation MLFKRLVLENFGVYAGRQEIDLRPESTERPVVLVGGLNGTGKTTLLDAVRLVLYGKRARLAERDQSSYHAYLREAIHRHANPFEGARIELEFEFQQLGRDEQVRVVRKWSAMGSKVYEELQIYRDGKLDADAAEGWASELEQIMPLAISELFLFDGEHVRRFTESRQTRAMLTTALTHLMGVGLVDQLSDDLAVLERKTRQSLGDDHDDQALRDVQAVLEGAREELGELDAQIEEARGTTRKLQHFYDKVDAEFRRKGGEEYEQRAQSEAKLSEAKAARESHEDELRSETARFGPLALVSDLVEQTLVQAEAEYESASQALVAELLESRDARLLDFLERSGLEGNQLEQVAGYLGEDRCERVERSQAVDPIVGDSATLVEHLRALVNGALSSCDRQIDGLLEACEKLDLKIEQRERHLQRVPDEEVIRHVFEKRERARGRLEEAEQRLGELEETRGRVEKQLAAAEQKLDRLLRDRVASEFEAEDSARVLIVSNRLKSGLAQFRRAILERNLANLENRITTAFRDLLRKEDLVAEVRIDPNDFELTLIERSGKRFSPEVLSAGERQVLSVSMLWGLAQSARRSLPTMIDTPLGRLDSEHRKLLVSRYFPHAGRQVILLSTDEEIVDDHLELLEPSISRSYRLRFDHEAQATRIEPGYFAT, from the coding sequence ATGCTGTTCAAGCGTCTTGTGCTAGAAAACTTCGGGGTGTACGCCGGGCGCCAAGAGATCGATCTGCGGCCAGAATCAACCGAGCGGCCGGTCGTGCTGGTAGGCGGGCTCAACGGCACCGGCAAGACCACGCTCCTCGACGCGGTGCGCTTGGTGCTCTACGGCAAGCGCGCGCGGCTCGCCGAGCGTGACCAGAGCTCGTACCACGCCTACCTGCGCGAGGCGATTCACCGCCACGCCAACCCCTTCGAGGGGGCGCGCATCGAGCTCGAATTCGAGTTCCAGCAACTGGGGCGCGACGAGCAGGTGCGTGTGGTGCGCAAGTGGTCGGCGATGGGCTCCAAGGTCTACGAAGAGCTGCAGATCTATCGTGACGGCAAGCTCGATGCCGACGCGGCCGAGGGCTGGGCGAGCGAGTTGGAGCAGATCATGCCGCTTGCCATCTCGGAGCTGTTTCTGTTCGACGGCGAGCATGTGCGTCGTTTCACCGAGAGCCGCCAGACGCGCGCCATGTTGACGACGGCGCTGACCCACCTGATGGGCGTCGGACTGGTCGACCAACTCAGCGACGACCTCGCGGTGCTCGAGCGCAAGACGCGCCAGAGCCTGGGCGACGACCACGACGACCAGGCGCTGCGCGACGTGCAAGCCGTGCTCGAAGGGGCGCGCGAGGAGCTCGGCGAGCTGGACGCCCAGATCGAGGAGGCTCGGGGGACGACTCGAAAGCTGCAGCACTTCTACGACAAGGTCGACGCCGAGTTTCGGCGCAAGGGCGGTGAGGAGTACGAACAGCGGGCCCAGAGTGAAGCCAAGCTGAGCGAGGCGAAGGCTGCTCGCGAGAGCCACGAGGACGAGCTGCGCTCGGAGACGGCGCGTTTTGGGCCGCTGGCGCTGGTCAGCGACCTGGTCGAGCAGACCCTCGTCCAGGCCGAGGCAGAGTACGAGTCCGCCTCACAGGCGCTGGTGGCCGAGCTTCTAGAGTCGCGGGATGCCCGGTTGCTCGACTTCCTCGAGCGCAGCGGCCTCGAAGGCAATCAGCTCGAGCAAGTCGCCGGTTATCTGGGCGAAGATCGCTGCGAGCGCGTCGAACGTAGCCAGGCCGTCGACCCGATCGTGGGTGACTCGGCCACGTTGGTCGAGCACCTGCGCGCGCTGGTCAACGGGGCGCTCAGCTCGTGTGATCGTCAGATCGACGGCCTGCTCGAGGCCTGCGAGAAGCTAGACTTGAAAATCGAACAACGCGAGCGACACCTGCAGCGTGTGCCCGACGAGGAGGTGATCCGTCATGTCTTCGAAAAGCGCGAGCGCGCCCGCGGCCGCCTCGAGGAGGCCGAGCAACGCCTCGGCGAACTCGAAGAGACTCGCGGACGTGTCGAAAAGCAATTGGCCGCCGCGGAGCAGAAACTCGACCGCCTGTTGCGCGACCGCGTGGCCTCGGAGTTCGAGGCAGAGGATTCGGCGCGGGTGCTCATCGTCAGCAATCGACTCAAGAGCGGACTGGCGCAGTTCCGGCGGGCCATCCTCGAGCGCAACCTCGCCAACCTCGAGAACCGCATCACCACTGCTTTTCGCGACCTGCTGCGCAAGGAAGATCTGGTCGCCGAGGTGCGCATCGATCCCAACGACTTCGAACTGACGCTCATCGAGCGAAGCGGCAAGCGGTTTTCTCCGGAGGTGTTGTCGGCCGGCGAGCGTCAGGTCCTGAGCGTCAGCATGCTCTGGGGCCTCGCCCAGAGCGCCAGACGCTCGCTTCCCACGATGATCGACACGCCCTTGGGCCGGCTCGACTCCGAGCACCGCAAGCTGCTCGTCTCTCGGTATTTCCCGCACGCCGGCCGACAGGTCATCTTGTTGTCCACCGACGAGGAGATCGTCGACGATCACTTGGAGCTGCTCGAGCCGTCGATCAGTCGATCCTATCGCTTGCGTTTCGACCACGAAGCGCAGGCCACTCGCATCGAGCCGGGGTATTTCGCCACATGA
- the dndC gene encoding DNA phosphorothioation system sulfurtransferase DndC, protein MKNSERSVFTDGYKSVLQNLRREIRRLYLSRQSTWVIAYSGGKDSTATLQLVWSALSDLSPEELTNPIEVISVDTGVENPVVRQWVGEAMLEIQQAAAASQLPVRTHILEPHVDDSFWVNLIGRGYPAPGPRFRWCTDRLKIRPTEQFLRDQIAGNQEVILVLGSRTAESAAREKALTSRNHLRRGRALRLYDRSPGTLLYTPIENWTTDDVWLHLLQDRNPAGIDNERLLDLYRGASADHECPLVADTAMPSCGNSRFGCWVCTVVSEDRSMRAMIANEPRYGWMRPLLELRDELSERDDLHRELSRHKGRVILHSGNPVRGGYDQDGRAYWLRRVLQTQRALQEHGGQASEYAELITLEHLEEIRRIWVVEKHEIEDRLPLIWQEEMGEAYPGSQIDSAIPFDREELELLRQAMPDCPECFDLVRSLFEVEHRHQTMVRRAGLFEALDAKIREHFRNDEAAIDRSRREQQANDAVSGAGGGSGL, encoded by the coding sequence ATGAAAAATTCGGAGCGAAGCGTTTTTACAGACGGTTATAAATCTGTGCTCCAGAACCTGCGCCGCGAAATTCGCCGTCTGTATCTGTCTCGTCAGAGCACTTGGGTAATCGCCTACAGCGGCGGCAAGGACTCGACGGCGACGCTCCAGCTGGTGTGGAGTGCGTTGAGCGACCTCTCCCCCGAGGAGTTGACCAACCCCATCGAGGTCATTTCGGTGGATACGGGAGTCGAGAACCCGGTGGTGCGCCAGTGGGTCGGCGAGGCGATGCTCGAGATTCAGCAGGCCGCCGCGGCCTCCCAATTGCCGGTGCGCACTCATATTCTCGAGCCGCATGTCGACGATTCTTTTTGGGTCAACTTGATCGGACGAGGCTATCCCGCCCCCGGGCCCCGGTTTCGGTGGTGCACCGACCGGCTCAAGATCCGCCCCACCGAACAGTTTTTGCGCGATCAGATCGCGGGCAACCAAGAGGTCATCTTGGTGCTCGGCTCGCGCACCGCAGAGAGCGCGGCACGCGAGAAGGCACTCACGAGCCGCAATCACCTTCGTCGCGGACGCGCGCTGCGCCTCTACGATCGCTCTCCGGGCACCTTGCTCTACACGCCCATCGAAAACTGGACGACTGACGACGTCTGGCTGCACTTGCTCCAGGATCGCAACCCTGCAGGCATTGATAACGAGCGTCTTCTGGACCTTTACCGCGGAGCTTCGGCCGACCACGAGTGCCCCTTGGTGGCCGATACGGCCATGCCCAGTTGCGGCAACAGTCGATTCGGCTGTTGGGTGTGCACCGTGGTCTCCGAAGATCGGTCGATGCGCGCGATGATCGCTAACGAGCCGCGCTACGGTTGGATGCGCCCTCTGCTCGAGCTTCGCGATGAGCTCAGCGAGCGCGACGATCTCCACCGAGAGCTCAGTCGCCACAAAGGACGGGTCATTTTGCACAGCGGAAACCCGGTGCGCGGCGGCTACGACCAAGACGGCCGCGCCTACTGGCTCCGGCGGGTGCTGCAGACCCAGCGTGCGCTGCAGGAGCATGGGGGCCAAGCCAGCGAGTACGCCGAGTTGATCACTTTGGAGCATCTCGAGGAGATCCGACGCATTTGGGTCGTCGAGAAGCACGAAATCGAGGATCGCCTCCCGTTGATCTGGCAAGAAGAGATGGGCGAAGCCTACCCCGGCAGCCAGATCGATTCGGCGATCCCCTTTGATCGCGAGGAGCTCGAGTTGCTGCGACAGGCGATGCCCGACTGCCCGGAGTGTTTCGACTTGGTACGTTCGCTCTTCGAGGTCGAGCATCGGCATCAAACCATGGTGCGCCGCGCAGGGCTGTTCGAGGCGCTCGACGCCAAGATTCGCGAGCACTTTCGCAACGATGAGGCAGCCATCGATCGCAGCCGCCGAGAACAACAGGCCAACGATGCGGTATCGGGCGCGGGTGGTGGTTCCGGTCTCTAA